In the genome of Muntiacus reevesi chromosome 5, mMunRee1.1, whole genome shotgun sequence, one region contains:
- the CCDC88B gene encoding coiled-coil domain-containing protein 88B, with protein sequence MDGGKGPRIRDFLSGSLATWALGLAGLVGEAEEPEGEEEEEEGEGPLCPEKRFLRLSDGALLLRVLGIIAPSSRGGPRMIRGRDGPEAWRVWNLNHLWGRLRDFYQEELQLLILSPPPDLQTLGFDPFSEEAVEELEGILRLLLGASVQCEHRELFIRHIQGLSLEVQSELAAAIQEVTQPGAGLVLALTGPETGELATPELEMLSRSLMGTLLKLARERDLGAQRLAELLLDREPAPMLPETPARIPLEGASHTLALQLANAKAQLRRLRQELEEKAELLLDSQAEVQGLEAEIRRLRQEAQALTGQAKRAELYREEAEALRERAGRLPRLQEELRRCRERLQAAEACKGRLEEERVLSGTLEASKALLEEQLEAAQERCARLHETQRENLLLRTRLGEAHAELDSLRHQVDQLAEENVELELELQRSLEPPPGSPGEEPLPGAAPSLHDEVREAEAGRLRTLERENQELRGLLRVLQRQPGGQPPLLEEQNEDSLIREPDSAPQTCLASDPDPQALAAQAADEGPQASDPAPLAFESALECAASDLDPQVVERPLQTDVLAPAGSMPQESDPNTEAQEFPKKAGLGPPLRTSASVTPPQGPEVNIQAQLSLGGETGESVPEAPRVKQEDPESKPGPSETSLCVRLEEQGTLDQRPDLPEGQTEAREPEQRVGGLVGDATQRKPQKKLEGAPEVRTREARAPEEILVSGVPEREALQEEAARLKREAEALRADLEAQARRLEARGTEAARLSEELAQARRAEAEAHREAEAQARELARLREAVESSARELEAASREREALAEALATAGRERRQWEREVPRLRARAEEAEEQLHVLEGEGRRHLEEAERQRREKQALQEELEKAVVRGRELGARLERLQNELERAALERQEFLREQEFQHQRYQGLEQRLEAELQAAATSKEEALMELRKRALQLEDELFKLRQGAAGLESQEKTEPKGMEAQSVRLIEVERTNATLAAEKAALQGQLQHLEGQLGSLQGRAQELLLQSQRAQENSSRLQAEKSVLETQGQELHRKLGLLEEEVQAARRSQEETRGQQQALLRDHEALAQLQRRQEAELEGLLARHRDLKANMRALELAHRELQGRHEQLQAQRANVEAQEVALLAERERLVQDGHRQRGLEEELRRLQSEHDRAQMLLAEVSRERGELQGERGELRGRLARLELERAQLEAQSQRLRESNQQLDLSACRLTTQCELLMELRSTQEEENRQLLAEVQALSRENRELLERSLESRDHLHREQREYLDQLNALRREKQKLVEKIMDQYRVLEPGPLPRTKKGSWLADKVKRLMRPRREGVPHGGPRLGADGAGSTESLGGPPETELPEGREADGTGSPSPAPMRRAQSSLCLRDETLAGGQRRKLSSRFPVGRSSESFSPGDTPRQRFRQRRPGPLGAPSSHGKGPGVGWGGSIETLAEHEADANRESLEVQEPEKRTLAPSLSQ encoded by the exons ATGGATGGGGGCAAGGGGCCCAGGATCAGAGACTTCCTGAGTGGCAGCCTGGCCACCTGG GCGCTGGGACTAGCCGGGCTGGTGGGGGAGGCGGAGGAGccggagggggaggaggaggaggaggaaggagaggggccTCTGTGTCCGGAGAAGAGGTTCTTGCGTCTCAGCGATGGGGCCCTGCTCCTGCGGGTGCTGGGCATCAT TGCTCCCAGTTCCCGAGGGGGCCCTCGAATGATCAGGGGCCGTGACGGCCCGGAAGCCTGGCGGGTGTGGAACCTGAACCACCTGTGGGGCCGACTGAGGGACTTCTACCAG GAGGAGTTGCAGCTGCTGATCCTGTCGCCGCCCCCAGACCTCCAGACGCTGGGCTTTGACCCCTTCTCAG AGGAGGCGGTGGAGGAGCTGGAAGGCATCCTTAGGCTACTGCTGGGGGCGTCAGTGCAG TGTGAGCACCGGGAACTGTTCATCCGCCACATCCAGGGCCTCAGCCTGGAGGTTCAGAGCGAGCTGGCTGCTGCCATCCAGGAG GTGACCCAGCCCGGGGCGGGCTTGGTGCTGGCGCTGACTGGGCCGGAGACTGGGGAGCTGGCAACTCCGGAGCTGGAGATGCTCTCCCGGAGCCTGATGGGGACACTGCTGAAGCTGGCACGGGAGCGCGACCTGGGGGCCCAG CGGCTGGCCGAACTGCTGCTGGACCGGGAGCCTGCCCCCATGTTGCCTGAGACTCCCGCCAGGATTCCCTTGGAGGGGGCCTCGCACACCTTGGCCCTGCAGCTGGCCAATGCCAAGGCCCAGCTGCGGCGCCTCCGGCAGGAGCT CGAGGAGAAAGCCGAGCTGCTGCTGGATTCCCAAGCGGAGGTGCAGGGCTTGGAGGCCGAAATCCGAAGGCTCCGCCAGGAG GCCCAGGCGCTGACGGGACAGGCCAAGCGGGCCGAGCTGTACCGCGAGGAGGCAGAAGCGCTGCGGGAGCGGGCGGGCCGCCTGCCCCGCCTTCAGGAAGAACTGCGACGCTGCCGAGAGCGCCTCCAGGCGGCCGAGGCCTGCAAGGGCcggctagag GAGGAGCGGGTGCTCTCTGGGACTCTGGAGGCCTCCAAGGCGCTCCTGGAGGAGCAGCTGGAGGCGGCTCAGGAGCGCTGTGCTCGGCTGCACGAGACCCAGCGGGAGAATCTGCTGCTGCGGACTCGGCTGGGCGAGGCCCACGCG GAGCTGGACTCCCTGCGGCATCAGGTGGACCAGCTTGCAGAAGAGAATGTGGAGCTGGAACTGGAGCTTCAGCGGAGCCTGGAAccacccccaggctcccctggggAGG AACCCCTGCCCGGAGCAGCTCCTTCGCTGCATGATGAAGTgagggaggcagaggctgggCGGCTGCGGACCCTGGAGCGGGAGAATCAGGAGCTTCGAGGCCTGCTTCGGGTGCTGCAGAGGCAGCCAGGTGGCCAG CCCCCCCTACTGGAGGAGCAGAACGAAGACTCGTTGATTCGAGAGCCGGACTCAGCTCCGCAGACTTGCCTGGCCTCAGACCCTGACCCCCAGGCCTTGGCTGCTCAGGCAGCGGATGAAGGCCCCCAGGCCTCAGACCCAGCTCCCCTGGCGTTTGAGTCAGCCCTCGAGTGCGCGGCATCTGATCTGGACCCGCAGGTGGTGGAGAGGCCTCTCCAGACGGATGTCTTGGCCCCTGCAGGCTCCATGCCCCAGGAGTCAGACCCCAACACAGAGGCACAGGAGTTCCCGAAGAAGGCTGGCCTCGGACCCCCTCTCCGGACCTCTGCCTCTGTGACCCCACCTCAGGGTCCCGAGGTTAACATTCAGGCCCAGCTGTCTCTGGGAGGAGAGACTGGGGAGTCAGTGCCGGAGGCCCCGAGGGTGAAACAGGAGGACCCTGAGAGCAAGCCGGGACCCTCGGAGACCAGCCTGTGTGTGCGGTTGGAGGAGCAGGGGACCCTGGACCAGAGGCCGGACCTACCCGAGGGGCAAACAGAGGCCAGAGAGCCTGAACAGAGGGTGGGGGGGTTGGTCGGGGATGCAACCCAACGAAAGCCGCAGAAGAAACTGGAAGGGGCTCCTGAGGTCCGGACCCGGGAGGCGCGGGCCCCCGAGGAGATCCTGGTCAGTGGTGTCCCCGAGCGGGAGGCCCTCCAGGAGGAGGCGGCGCGGCTGAAGCGAGAGGCTGAGGCCCTCCGAGCAGATCTGGAGGCCCAGGCCCGGAGGCTGGAGGCCCGAGGCACAGAGGCTGCCCGCCTCTCGGAGGAGCTGGCTCAGGCCCGGAGGGCAGAGGCTGAGGCCCACCGGGAGGCGGAGGCCCAGGCCCGGGAGCTGGCCCGGTTGCGGGAGGCGGTGGAGTCTTCTGCCCGGGAGCTGGAGGCTGCGTCGCGGGAGCGGGAGGCGCTGGCGGAGGCGCTGGCAACAGCCGGCCGTGAGCGGAGGCAGTGGGAGCGAGAGGTGCCTAGGCTGCGGGCCCGGGCCGAAGAGGCCGAGGAGCAGCTGCACGTGCTGGAGGGCGAGGGCCGCAGGCACCTGGAGGAGGCTGAGCGGCAGCGCCGGGAGAAGCAGGCCCTCCAGGAG GAGCTGGAGAAGGCCGTGGTGCGGggccgggagctgggggcccggCTGGAGCGTCTGCAGAATGAGCTGGAACGGGCAGCCCTGGAACGCCAGGAGTTTCTGCGGGAACAGGAGTTCCAGCACCAGAG GTACCAGGGCCTGGAGCAGCGGCTGGAAGCTGAGCTGCAGGCGGCGGCCACCAGCAAGGAGGAGGCGCTGATGGAGCTCAGAAAGAGGGCCCTGCAGTTGGAGGACGAGCTGTTCAAG ctGCGCCAGGGTGCTGCGGGGCTGGAGTCCCAGGAGAAGACGGAGCCCAAGGGCATGGAGGCCCAGAGCGTGCGGCTTATCGAGGTGGAGCGCACT AATGCCACGCTGGCAGCAGAGAAGGCGGCTCTGCAGGGCCAGCTGCAGCACCTGGAGGGGCAGCTGGGGAGCCTGCAGGGGCGTGCccaggagctgctgctgcagAGTCAGCGGGCCCAGGAGAACAGCAGCCGCCTGCAG GCCGAGAAGTCTGTACTGGAGACGCAGGGCCAGGAGCTGCACCGGAAGCTGGGGCTGCTGGAGGAGGAGGTGCAGGCGGCGCGGCGCTCCCAGGAGGAGACCCGCGGACAGCAGCAGGCCCTGCTGCGGGACCACGAGGCCCTGGCGCAGCTGCAGCGGCGGCAGGAGGCTGAGCTGGAGGGGCTGCTGGCCCGGCACCGCGACCTCAAGGCCAACATGCGTGCGCTGGAGCTGGCCCATCGGGAGCTGCAGGGCCG GCACGAACAGCTGCAGGCCCAGAGGGCCAACGTGGAGGCACAGGAGGTAGCCCTGCTGGCAGAGCGTGAACGCTTGGTGCAGGATGGGCATCGGCAGCggggcctggaggaggagctcCGGAGGCTGCAGAGCGAACATGACAG GGCTCAGATGCTGCTGGCGGAGGTGTCCCGGGAGCGCGGGGAGTTACAGGGGGAACGCGGGGAGCTGCGGGGTCGGCTGGCGAGGCTGGAGCTGGAGCGGGCACAGCTGGAAGCCCAGAGCCAGCGACTGCGGGAGTCCAACCAGCAGCTGGACTTGAGTGCTTGCCGGCTGACCACGCAGTGCGAG CTGTTGATGGAGCTTCGGAGCACCCAGGAAGAGGAGAACCGGCAGCTGTTGGCCGAGGTGCAGGCGCTGAGCCGGGAGAACCGGGAGCTCCTGGAGCGCAGCCTGGAGAGCCGGGACCACCTGCACCGCGAGCAGCGCGAGTACCT ggACCAGCTGAACGCCTTGCGCCGGGAGAAGCAGAAGCTGGTGGAGAAAATCATGGACCAATACCGCGTGCTGGAGCCTGGGCCCCTGCCCCGGACCAA GAAGGGCAGCTGGCTGGCAGACAAGGTGAAGAGGCTGATGCGGCCCCGGCGGGAGGGGGTCCCCCATGGGGGGCCGCGCCTGGGGGCCGATGGGGCTGGCAGCACCGAGAGCCTGGGGGGCCCCCCAGAGACGGAGCTCCCCGAGGGCAGGGAGGCGGATGGGACAG GGTCCCCCTCACCGGCACCCATGCGCCGGGCACAGAGCTCCCTGTGTCTGCGGGATGAGACACTGGCGGGTGGGCAGCGGCGGAAACTCAGCTCAAGATTCCCCGTGGGGCGAAGCTCTGAGTCATTCAGTCCTGGGGACACCCCCCGGCAGCGATTCCGACAGCGGCGCCCAGGGCCCCTGGGGGCACCCAGCTCCCATGGCAAAG GACCTGGCGTGGGATGGGGCGGCTCCATCGAGACCCTGGCGGAACACGAAGCAGATGCCAACAGAGAGA GCCTCGAGGTGCAGGAACCGGAGAAGCGAACTCTCGCCCCTTCGCTCAGCCAGTGA